Genomic window (Lycium ferocissimum isolate CSIRO_LF1 unplaced genomic scaffold, AGI_CSIRO_Lferr_CH_V1 ctg1173___fragment_2___debris, whole genome shotgun sequence):
ATTGATTGTGTTTAAAACTAAAGTTGAACTATTGAATTCACTAATGAGATCAGTTGGGAAACAGTGTATTAGGGGAGGAAACAAAGCCCAGTGACAGGAGAGAAAGGGAGGAGGAAGCAACTTTTCACGATACGTGTACATTTTGAACAACACAATCACAATCAGACGACAATAATAACGTTGAAAGGTTGATGGCTTTCGTCATCTGCCCCCTCCCCCCGTCCTGCTCCCACAAAACACAATCATCGACTACGATAATAATAACTTTAACCAAGAAAACAGACTGTTGTCCAACCACTGAATTACCACAAGAAAAAAAGGATGAACGAAAAAATCAAAGGTGAACAAAACATAGGGAGCTACGTATTTTAAATTTCTCTAAAGATTGTATATAATAAAGTTTAGCTTTTCGCTCTAATACCACCAACACCATTACCACACACTCCTCTTTTCTCAACTGATAGAGGTCTTATTACAATGACTTGCTTCTTTCATACAATGACTGATCCAAGATGCCCCAGAGAATGCAAAACTCAAGCTGCAAATTAGTTACATGACATTATGTAGTTTTGTAAGCTATTGCTTCTACTTGATACACCTTGCAAAATTTTCTCTGCAAGTTTTGAAGACTCTCATTACATTTTTGCTTTTGTATCAAGTGGTATGGAAAATCAATGTATGATTATCATCAAAGATGCTATCCAGCATTTCTTAGAATGATTCTATGTTTTGAACCTCTGGACTAGAAAGTGTTAGCGCAACTCAAGTTGCTCTTGATGTCTCCTTTCTGGTTTGTTTCTAGAACAACAGTTACTTATTCTTAACACTTACTTTTGATAACTGAGATGAGTTTTATTGGAAAAAACAAAACAGCACATTCTTCAGCCTAAACTTCGAAATGACAAAGTCAAACAGTTTCCATTGTAATTTTTCTCTTATATCCAACAACAAAACACAAGCATCATTTCAAGTTGATATCTTTGGTATAAATCAGCAAACCATTGCTCTAGTGTTTGAGATTTTGAACAAATGTAACTGGTTTAAATCCATACATTCATTATCACTGGCCTAAGTGTCTCATATCAATATAACAATTCAAACCCATGAAGATGGATAACAAACTTAATACAACCTTTGGTTTTACTTGATTATCTCTTAAGATTTAATGCATGGTTGAGGAATATTTCCTCACCAAGAAACATCATCAAACAACAATTCATTTTAGAAGAGGCCTGTTTAAATGTTTTACACAGATAATCCTCAAGTATAAGAACCTAGACACTTTAACTGCATATAAAAAGATGGAGAACTAAAGCATTAAGTCAAATACGCCATGCTACATGTTTGATAGATTGCAACCAGAATAATTGGTTTTTCTGACCTGCAAACTTAGCTAGTGGTCCCAATTAACTGGCATCGCTTATGATCTAATACATGAAATTTTACCGGTACGAAGGTTGAGAAACTAATTTTCtcaccaaaataaaaagaactaGTACTATAATCAGACAGTGCAGTAATGAGGGCTTTAGAGTGTAATGATTttgttctatatacatatattcaaaggCTTTAAGTTATTTACACTGACAGTGTATTGAATCTTTTACTAAAAAAACCTGTTATAATATCAGgttgttttccattttttctaGGTTATCAATCAATGTTATTAAATAGAGTTATCTACAACTACCTTTTAAGCAATCTGATTGTGTAAATACCTTTTTTACATCATCATTTCAAAGAACTTAAACTCTTCTCACGATACATACACTCCGACTCCTTGATTGCTCATATGCTGGATCCGCATCTTTCCGTGCACTATAACATAAAGTATTAGTCCATTTGACTCGATTAATTAATTCCACTTCGAGCTAAGGTTATATATTTTCCATACAAGGACTCAATAAAAGGCTATTAAGGCAATTAAAGTCGACCACAAATTCAAATGAAGAAAGCTCAAACATAATTCAGCATATTTGACCAAAATAAACATAATTATGCATACACATTCAACAATAACGCGGACCTTACCCCAGGGACGAATTTATGTACTACTTTTGGGGCACGTGAAGTCATGTTCTCTCCGTAAAACTAAatattgtatttatatattttctaaaatcgATATAATATTATCTACTAGAACTCATACTACAAGAAGGCTAAATGGTGCACTTTATTGAAGATTGAGTTATTTACCAAGAGGACCAGGATCAATTCCTTACCTAATAttacattttttccttctttgttttaGTGGTGCACCCATGTTTTAGAAATAGTAGAATCGCCTGAGCTTACCAATACCATGAGAGGTAGAGAgcttgtttccgatagaccctcggctcaaggaaaagcaaatcaaagcagtccagaaaaaagaaataatggaAGTGAAGAAGGCATGGCAAAATACAATATAAAGCATGACAAAGCAATCtgaaaacaagaacaataactaCCACAAAATAATATGATTGAAGTTCATGACATGTATTACAAATATTTCAAACATACCGACGCCATTCGCGAAAAGCAGCACCTTCCTCACGCATCTCAGTAGGATCAGGAAGCAACGGTCCATCATTACCGGACGAGAATATCCCATCCGTATCAGCTCGTAGATCGTACGGCTTGGATTGATCCTCCGATGTCTCAAAAGGTGAACCACCATGATACTGCCTATTATTAGGAGATGATGAAGCAAATCCACTATTATTATTCTCCAGCTCCTGCATGTTATCATTGTAGGAGAAATCGTCTATATCAGACGGCATTGGTGGAGGAGGAACACCGCCGTCATTAACGTCGAATTCGTAACGCTGCTGGGAATGGTGGTCGTAGTTGTTGTGATCATCATCCTCGAAGGGACTTGTTGTTGACGGGATCTCTTCGCTGACGTCGAAATTCTCCATTTGTTGTTGCAAGGTGTTTGATGAGAGGTTCCCTGTGAATTAATGTGTTTTGTTCTATTTGTGTATATGGAAATGGAAATGGAAATAATGCATGTTGGTTGAGATGAAATGGGATGGGATGAAACGAAGAGAGCGGTGCAACTGTGGAAAAAGTCTAAATGGAGCATCTGTCCACTTGTAAAtttctgttttattttttaaggaaaaaatgtaCAATTATGCATACTCCTTCATACAGTATTTAATACTCTATTCCAAAACAGACCGATACATTTCTATAACTAGTTTAGTAAATAACAATTTAATtctaaacttttcattttatctttaatgaaatgattttagTCATATTAAAGTCTATAACTCGCTTTAGGCCATAAGTTTGAAGGAAAAATTAACCTCTCGAGTTCTTTTTTCTAATTTGCGAGGCCtcacttttctctctttttcggTCCATGAAAATGTTAAACCAAGTTAAAGTTTGCTCGGGGAACtttggttttttaaaaactaTTGGGACTCACTTATAACTCAgcaaataaattcaaaaaagaaCTTGCAACCTTGGTAGAACAACCCTATTGTTGTTGATGCTTCTTCTTTTAGAATTCTTGTTGAGATTATATGTGTGTACTCAACGTTGTTGGGAGCTAAACTTGAAGATACGTTTCGATTGCTGAAAAATGTGAAGGAGCTGAAAGCCATGGGTGACCATTACAGAGTGTTGTAGCTCTAGTTCAAAAGTTCGGCAAACAAGCTCCATTTCAGGTGGGTGatatattaaaagaattgaaatgTCTAGGGGagttcatatttgaaatttgaagcaATTTGGTTGAGGTTAAAcgtggttttggattggtttaCAACAGCTCGTCAGATTGAAGAAGACGACCATTCAAAGTACGGATTGGAGATCGATTTACACAGTAgaagattcttaaaaaaaaaaaaaaaaaaatcgtaactCATCATTGGAGAAAAGTCTATTAAATGGTATGTTGCCTGTAACAGGTAATGTATAACAAATTTGACAAGTTAACCTACAAAAGGTGATTACGTAGTTGTTCACAACAAATTTAGTAGTATAAAGAAAGGTTCTTGAAGCTAAGATGCTCggggaaaacaaaagaaacaggTAATCATACTTGAGAAATCAGAACCTCATATACCCTAACCACTGTGTTTACATCTGGGAAGCTGTCAAAGAACAAAACAGAGTTCAGTCTAATTTATCAACTAATATCCTTAGCTGAGTCGATTATGATGGGGCTTCTACATGTGATTCGTTCAGACACTAATCTTTTCTGTGCTTCTCACAATAAACAGGAGATTCAAGTTTGCCCAAATGGGACTCTGCAGCTTGTAGACATGAACGAGTCTCCTCAAAATCCTCCATTCAAGCAACTAGTATATAAGTAATAGAATTTGTGCAAGGAATATTAGGTAATCACTGATCATTTGATTATATGAACCAACACCATCCATAAACCAAATTCCCCAAGATCACTACTATTACTGCACAAGCTTTTCAACATCTCCAAGTTGCACTTGACTTCACCTCCTTGAAAGTCATCTCCCCATTCCAACCGAGAAGAAACCTACATTGCCACAAGCGAATAGTATTGCTAGTCCAACCCCAACTGATCCTCTTTTCACTATAATGAGAGAGGCCCCCAAGCCAAACAAACATGTAGTCATACCGTCATACTCCAGAGAGGAAAACAGCAAACAGAATAAGATTTACCCGAAGAAAAAAGATGAGGGAAGGCTTGTGAAAATAATGGCTCAGTTGAAAAAAGATTTCAGCTCAGTACATATCAGTGAAATTCAACAAATGGtgggaaaataaaattttgacatAACATTCTTCAAAAGCACCCTATGTATGCTTCCTTTCCATCAAAAACTAATCCATCTTTTACAGCTTGAGCCATGTATAGAAATATACAAAAGCAGATGCAAAATTCAAATTTGACATCAATAACTTAAACTGCTACGAAACAAGGTGAATGATGTCAAAACCCAAGGGATCAACCAAATGTATCCGTTGATGGAGAAGTTGATAATGAAGCCAAGATATTTGTCCTTGTTCTTCACAGGTATCATTTTTGCTGGTGCTTCTTAATGATATTTTCCTACCCTTGTCAGCATTTGTAATCTACTGCTGCTATTGGTTCATGTAGACAAATAATACATGGTTCATGGATCTATAAGCCAAGGAAATGCCTCAATTTTGAAAAGTTCATCTGCACAAGAATAGCACTTTACTTTATAACACCCAACGGAATATAGCTGAATAATAAACACAAAAAAGACAATTCTTATAGAGCTACATAAGAATGGCAGATTTACAACTGAAACTATTAGAAATTTCTTATCCTCACTCCTGAGTGTCATCCTTTCCCATCTTTCACAAACTCTTAGAAATTTCTCAAGGAAGAAGAATTCTAACTGAAAATAGCTGCAATGCAGCCCCTTCTAACAACAGTGTTAAACATGCATTCAAAGTTCGATGCAATTGATACTCCAATCTACAAAAAGCCAGAAATACAGAAATCATATCTTCCTCCCTAGTACTACACAGCATTAGTATCACAATCTTGGAGGCATAGGATTCGCACTATCGGCAATAGTGTTGTTACTGGGAAGGCAAAGACAGAGTTTATGTATCCTCACCACGAAATATTTTagctataaaaaaattaaaatgtcaaaTGCAGACGGTGCACTACTGAACATGAATGTGTTTTGCTCAACTGTGATTAACTGTTTCACCGGAACACAAAAAATTGTAAGCATTTCAAGAGATCTCTGCAGGCCCAAAACCCTGTATTTTAGTTTTCAATGAATAACTCATCTTTTTGGCATTACTCAAAACAACTAATTTAGTATACTGGTTTCTGTAGTCTGCATTCAGTAATGCTAAGTTGCTAACTTCTAGTGCAAAATGAATCTGAAAGAACAATTACAATGTCAATTCGTTAGCTCATTTAGTGGTCATTTGCTGATATGGTTCAGGTACAGACAGCACGATTGTCTGTTAACAAGCATAATGAAACATTCTTAGGAAAATTATTCATTAACCATGAAAGTTCTCCCTTACACATAGCAAAAAGTTTCAAATAAGTTTTATTGTTGAAGATTGACAAAAGGTACTTTATTCTTCTATATAAAACTATTTcagtaatgaaaattttttaaGCAGAAAGGAAATTTTATATTAGACTTGTCACTTGGGAATGCGATACCATCAATAATTCGACTGTCATACTTTCATGTAGATAATTAGCAAAAGACTTaagcacccaagggtgtggcctagtggtcaatgaagtgggttgagaaccatgatGGCTCAGATTCAAATCCCAACAgagacaaaaacactaggtgactTCTTCCCATCTCACCGAgccttggtggatagagttacctGGTACTTGCTGCTGGTGGGAGGTGACAAgtatcccgtggaattagtcgatGTGCCAGCAAGCTGGCTCGGAAACCAcagttatcaaaaaaaaaaaaaaaaaatttggaaaagacTTAAACCAGAAACACAATCCGAGACACGGAATGGACAGTGATCAAAAGAAAGTGTCACTACTACTAGGAGGATTACAAAGAGGACGTTATACAACAATAGAGTTTACTAATCCCACAAGCGATGCCCATCAAAATAATAGCCATAAAGCCTGCAAATAGAATCAGCAGCATTGCAAGCCTCTTCAAACTGTTAATATTTCCAGCAAAATGATGGCAAAGAGCTTAAAATTTTCGGAGGGGTATGTTTGATGAAGTTCATATTAGTTTCCTATCATCCAGTATGTTAAATTGTCACTTCAGCTTTTTTCCAACAAAAGAGGAAAAGGAAGTAACGTATTGATATGATTGGCTGGCTCATGACCAGAGAGTAGTTAAAGTTATCGAAGGCTGGCGGAGGCATCATTGATTCACATGAATACCAGTTTTCAGAACATTATAGAAAGGCAGGTGCTCATACTACTaacaattcacaaattaattAGATGATCCAAATTTTTTAAAGCGATACCTGCATCGTTCAAGAAGAATTAAATCATCCAAAGCTGAATagaaaaaaggataaataaatATGCTCAAAATGTATATCCATATCTGTACACgcaagcaacaacaacaactttgTGGGTAGAGAACAAGcaaacaacaacataaataaTGCTGTAAGAGTTCCATAAATATTTCAATTTCTTAATTCAGTGCTTAGTATTCAGTAAGTATTAGGAACAGCGTCCATGAAATGAAAGGTTACCTGCAAGGGCTTAATCAGTTAATATTTTGCACGTAGACCTTATTTCATCATTGTAATCTATCAGGAGGGATTTGGTGATTTGTGGGTAGAGAGCCACATTCATTTTGTGCCACTGATATTACTACTaacaattcacaaattaattAGATGATCCAAACAAGCGATAACATCAGACGAAAATTGGTTTAATTTCACCATAAGTTTTGCGAAATAAATAATGCTGTAAGAGTTCCATAAATATTTCAATTTCTTAATTCAGTGCTTAGTATTCAGTAAGTATTAGGAACAGCGTCCATGAAATGAAAGGTTACCTGCAAGGGCTTAATCAGTTAATATTTTGCATCAATGCTATGACCACCTACCTCCAACATTTCATCATTGTAATCAGATAGTGTAAAAAGATTAACAGGAGGGATTTGGTGATGaaactcaaaagaaaaaatgcaTAGCAATCTGCTCACTGGTAGGCTTAACACATCAGTACAATCAAGCATAAAATTGTCTTCATAGTTGGTGCTTGAATTTTTGCCACATTCATTTTGTGCCACTGATATTACTAAATACAAGCATAAGATTTAGAGACTTTTGTTTTGACTCAAGCCCAGGTCaaattgtttattttatttcgtTGAAACATTATCCAGAAATACACCTGATAGAACCTAGAAAGAAACTACTCCAAAATTCAAGATACAATTTTGCCAAGGCAAGTTACAAATACAAAAAGAAGCACAAAGAAACAACCTTTATCATGAAGATTTGATGGAATCCACAAAGCCACTACTAAGAAGCCTCTCCACATACTTTCCCAATATATCCACCTCAAGATTAACCTTCTGTCCCACTTTCTTCATTGGAATCACCACATTCTGCTGGGTGTAAGCcaccaacatgaaattaaaacaTTCTTCTTCATCAGACACATCAACTACAGTCAAACTAGTCCCATCCACAGCAATAAACCCTTTAGGCACAATATACCTCAAAAGCTCTTTCCCAGTCTTAACCTTCACCCATAAAGAATCCCCTTCAGGTTTAAGCTCAACAATCTCACCAGTACCATCAACATGTCCTTGCACAAAATGACCACCCATTCTAGTACTAGGCCTtaaagccctttccaaattaaCCAAAGACCCTTTTTCCAATTCGATTAAAGAAGTCTTTCTAAGTGTTTCAGGAGCCAATCCAACACTAAATTCCAACTTCTGGGTATCGAAATCAGCAACAGTCAAACAAGTACCATTGACAGAAATGCTGTCGCCTAGGTTGATGTCATCAAGAATGAGTTTAGCTTGGATTATCATGGTGAAACTGTCGGGTTGGGTGTAACCGAGTTGTTTGATTTGACCCATTTCTTCAACTATGCCGGTAAACAGGGAAGTGATTGGAGTTGAAGAAATACGGCATTGTTGGGTTTTTAGGGACCTGATAAAGAGATGAGAAATGGGAGGAGTGGATTTGAGAAAGAGGGTTTGTGGGGATAGTACTGTTTTGAGGTGTTGGGGATTACATAGTAGATTGAAGAAGGTAGGGTTTTTGGGGGAGATTGTTGATGGGTTTAAGGTCTTGGAAGGAGAAGCTAATGAGAATGAAATTGTCGCCATTTGCTGTATCTTGGTTGTGCTTCAAGTCTTTTGATTAGAAGCATCATCTTGGACTTAAGACATTTGCACTTACGTCGTCTCCCTTTTTCTCTCAATTCTTTTTCTTACTGCTTCCATTTATATAAACCCATTTGATTGGgtacgaaatttaagaaaatagaatttttttttaaatttatgatttaaaatGAATCacacatattttatgtgattataaATCATTGTATAAAGAAAGGTATATTgcttttaaatataaaaagagatcATTCTTTTTAACATGGAACTAATAAGAAAATGggtttacataaattgagatagagggagtatCTTTTAATTATGTCAAGATACAGCGGGTATATACTatgtgtataaaaaaaaaaaaaaaagaattgtagGAAAAAATTGGCAATCCCAGTCACGGTAAcaaatttaaatcaaataatagGTTCTACGGTGCTATTGAGTATATGATTTGTgtgagtccggagccaaaattgCTTGTTTTTTGAGCTAATAGCTCAAAAtagaatatcttttttttttttataccaaaatgggtatttcgttggttatccaacgaaatacatGATCTTGTTCGTAGGAAAAGTTACATTTCGCTAATTTTTGTAGAAATAAATGTAacagataatattttttttttttgtatttcgttggactaccaacgaaataggataaatttttttatttatttttttgtatttcattgGTAAAAAAacgaatttaatttttttttttttttgatttcgtTCATACAAAAacgaaatatgaaaatataattttttttttatttttttttgtctttcgttggactaccaacgaaataggataaatttttttattttttttttgtatttcgttggtaAAAAAacgaatttaattttttttgttgatttcgTTCGTACAAAAacgaaatatgaaaatataatttttttgtatttcgttggtagtccaacgaaaaaggataaaaaattttttttttttttttgtatttcgtttataaaaaaacgaaataaatatttttttatttcatttttggaa
Coding sequences:
- the LOC132041807 gene encoding clathrin light chain 1-like, translating into MENFDVSEEIPSTTSPFEDDDHNNYDHHSQQRYEFDVNDGGVPPPPMPSDIDDFSYNDNMQELENNNSGFASSSPNNRQYHGGSPFETSEDQSKPYDLRADTDGIFSSGNDGPLLPDPTEMREEGAAFREWRR
- the LOC132041806 gene encoding riboflavin synthase-like, with protein sequence MATISFSLASPSKTLNPSTISPKNPTFFNLLCNPQHLKTVLSPQTLFLKSTPPISHLFIRSLKTQQCRISSTPITSLFTGIVEEMGQIKQLGYTQPDSFTMIIQAKLILDDINLGDSISVNGTCLTVADFDTQKLEFSVGLAPETLRKTSLIELEKGSLVNLERALRPSTRMGGHFVQGHVDGTGEIVELKPEGDSLWVKVKTGKELLRYIVPKGFIAVDGTSLTVVDVSDEEECFNFMLVAYTQQNVVIPMKKVGQKVNLEVDILGKYVERLLSSGFVDSIKSS